A portion of the Microlunatus phosphovorus NM-1 genome contains these proteins:
- a CDS encoding peptide ABC transporter substrate-binding protein — protein sequence MRGRARAVLAVGVTTVALFAAACSGGSGESPGTENEGGQAGGEIVINGCTPENPLIPGATSETCGGNVIDAFTAKLVHYNTETAAPEMDIAESIETSDNQNFTVKLKAGYKFQDGTDVKAKNFVDAWNFTSYGPNGQAGSYFFGPIEGYGDLQCGTKSDGTADCEGKAPKAKEMSGLKVVDDTSFTIKTSEKVSNLPVRLGYSAFSPLPDSFFSDRKAYEAKPIGAGPFQIDSISATETVLSKFADYSGAQKPQVDKITFRVYQDDAAAYADVVGNNLDYTNNIPTDQRIDGQFQNDLPDRNLIREGGRYAEIVFSPYDPQLKDNLKLRQALSLAVDRNLIAEQIFGGTVKPADGWVSPVVDGYKAGACGEYCTYDAAKAKSLYEEAGGYKGTLTLTINGDGGHGPWAEAACNSIKNATGANCQVNTVPDFAQFNKFVDAKDWKGLIRSGWQMDYPSIENFLAPRFAKGADSNWAQYDNPAFDKKLAEAAAATDPAQANTLYQEAEAMLGQDLPTSPMWYPATVVGWSDKVTNVKVNAFGVLDYSAITVK from the coding sequence ATGCGGGGAAGAGCTCGCGCCGTACTCGCGGTCGGCGTGACCACGGTGGCGCTGTTTGCAGCCGCCTGCAGCGGCGGTAGCGGGGAGTCGCCAGGAACCGAGAACGAGGGCGGCCAAGCCGGCGGCGAGATCGTCATCAACGGCTGCACGCCGGAGAACCCGTTGATCCCGGGTGCCACCAGTGAGACCTGCGGCGGCAATGTGATCGATGCGTTCACCGCGAAGCTGGTGCACTACAACACTGAGACTGCCGCTCCGGAGATGGACATCGCCGAGAGCATCGAGACCTCGGACAACCAGAACTTCACCGTCAAGCTGAAGGCCGGCTATAAGTTCCAGGACGGCACCGACGTCAAGGCGAAGAACTTCGTCGACGCCTGGAACTTCACCTCCTACGGCCCGAACGGCCAGGCGGGCAGCTACTTCTTCGGCCCGATCGAGGGGTATGGCGACCTGCAGTGCGGCACCAAGTCCGACGGCACCGCCGACTGCGAGGGCAAGGCACCCAAGGCCAAGGAGATGTCGGGCCTGAAGGTGGTGGACGACACCAGCTTCACCATCAAGACCAGCGAGAAGGTGTCCAACCTGCCGGTTCGGCTCGGATACTCGGCCTTCTCGCCGCTGCCGGATTCCTTCTTCAGCGACCGCAAGGCGTACGAGGCGAAGCCGATCGGCGCCGGGCCGTTCCAGATCGACTCGATCAGTGCCACCGAGACGGTGCTGAGCAAGTTCGCCGACTATTCCGGTGCCCAGAAGCCGCAGGTCGACAAGATCACCTTCCGGGTCTATCAGGATGACGCCGCGGCGTACGCCGATGTGGTCGGCAACAACCTGGACTACACCAACAACATCCCGACCGACCAGCGGATCGACGGCCAGTTCCAGAACGACCTGCCGGATCGCAACCTGATTCGTGAAGGTGGCCGCTACGCCGAGATCGTGTTCTCGCCGTACGACCCGCAGCTGAAGGACAATCTGAAGCTTCGTCAGGCGCTCTCCTTGGCGGTCGACCGGAACCTGATCGCCGAGCAGATCTTCGGCGGCACGGTCAAGCCGGCCGACGGCTGGGTCTCCCCGGTGGTCGATGGCTACAAGGCCGGCGCCTGCGGTGAGTACTGCACCTACGATGCCGCCAAGGCCAAGTCTCTCTACGAGGAGGCCGGTGGTTACAAGGGCACGCTGACCCTGACGATCAACGGCGACGGCGGTCACGGCCCGTGGGCTGAGGCGGCCTGCAACTCGATCAAGAACGCTACCGGCGCCAACTGCCAGGTGAACACCGTGCCTGACTTCGCCCAGTTCAACAAGTTCGTCGATGCCAAGGACTGGAAGGGCCTGATCAGGTCCGGTTGGCAGATGGACTACCCGTCGATCGAGAACTTCCTGGCACCGCGGTTCGCCAAGGGTGCGGACTCCAACTGGGCTCAGTACGACAACCCGGCCTTCGACAAGAAGCTGGCTGAGGCTGCTGCAGCGACTGATCCGGCGCAGGCCAACACCCTCTACCAGGAGGCCGAGGCGATGCTGGGCCAGGACCTGCCGACCTCTCCGATGTGGTATCCGGCGACCGTCGTCGGCTGGTCGGACAAGGTGACCAACGTCAAGGTGAACGCGTTCGGCGTGCTGGACTACAGCGCCATCACGGTCAAGTAA
- a CDS encoding PQQ-dependent sugar dehydrogenase, whose product MMRRVGIVAIALGLLAGCTAAPEGERSVGPAAESTSAATAAPNGRPFVIEEIAELDEPWAMTFLPDGRALISGRGGDLTLRTTDGQLLEVDGVPDVVHAGQGGFGDVIAAPDFASTSTVYVSWAEAGEGGSGAAVGRAKLTADGGSPALSDLTVIWRQQPKVSGSGHYGHRLAFSPDGAYLFVSSGERQKFDPAQDLGANLGKILRLTPEGQPADGNPFADRGGVAAEIWTYGHRNPLGIAFDADGNLWNSEMGPQGGDELNLVRAGANYGWPKASNGSHYGGADIPDHADGDGFEAPKVWWNPSVSPGSLMIYRGAMFPQWQGDAFLGALSGQALIRVNLDGTDAIKGDEWNLGRRVREVEQAPDGSIWLLTDEGQVLRLRAP is encoded by the coding sequence ATGATGCGTCGGGTCGGGATCGTGGCGATTGCGCTCGGGCTGCTGGCTGGATGTACGGCCGCACCCGAAGGGGAGCGGTCCGTCGGCCCAGCCGCTGAGTCAACTTCGGCTGCCACCGCTGCACCGAACGGCCGTCCCTTCGTGATCGAGGAGATCGCGGAGCTGGACGAGCCGTGGGCGATGACTTTCCTGCCGGATGGCCGGGCACTGATCAGCGGACGTGGGGGCGACCTCACGCTCCGAACCACCGACGGGCAACTGCTCGAGGTCGACGGCGTACCGGACGTCGTGCACGCGGGGCAGGGTGGCTTCGGCGACGTCATCGCGGCACCGGACTTCGCCTCGACATCGACGGTGTACGTCAGTTGGGCGGAGGCCGGTGAGGGCGGTTCCGGCGCGGCCGTGGGCCGGGCAAAGCTCACCGCCGACGGCGGATCCCCTGCACTGAGCGACCTGACAGTGATCTGGCGGCAGCAGCCCAAAGTGAGCGGGAGCGGCCACTACGGTCACCGGCTGGCTTTCTCGCCGGACGGCGCGTACCTGTTCGTCTCCTCGGGGGAGCGGCAGAAGTTCGATCCCGCCCAGGACCTGGGCGCGAACCTGGGCAAGATCCTGCGCCTGACGCCGGAGGGCCAGCCCGCGGACGGTAACCCGTTCGCCGACCGGGGTGGGGTGGCGGCGGAGATCTGGACGTACGGTCATCGCAACCCGCTCGGCATCGCCTTCGACGCCGATGGCAATCTGTGGAACTCCGAGATGGGGCCACAAGGCGGCGACGAGTTGAATCTGGTGCGCGCCGGCGCCAACTACGGCTGGCCCAAGGCGTCCAACGGGTCGCACTACGGTGGCGCGGACATCCCCGATCACGCCGATGGGGACGGGTTCGAGGCTCCCAAGGTGTGGTGGAATCCGAGCGTGTCGCCGGGCAGCCTGATGATCTACCGCGGTGCGATGTTCCCGCAATGGCAGGGTGATGCGTTCCTGGGCGCGCTGTCCGGCCAGGCCCTGATCCGGGTGAACCTGGACGGCACGGACGCCATCAAGGGTGACGAGTGGAACCTGGGACGCCGGGTCCGGGAGGTCGAGCAGGCTCCGGACGGCTCGATCTGGCTGCTCACCGACGAGGGCCAGGTGCTCCGCCTCCGCGCTCCGTGA
- a CDS encoding ABC transporter permease, protein MVTYAIRRILQMIPVIIGTTFIIYALVFALGDPTVGRCGERPCPPAYIAAFNAEYNLDKPLVVQYVLYLGKLVQGDLGTNFYGNSVAQELLQRYPVTIKLALMAIVIEIVIGITAGILAGIRKGKFIDNLVMVSTLVVISIPTFVIGSLAQLVFGIRLGWFPVTATQGTFYQLLMPAFVLGATSVAYVARLTRTSLVENLRADYVRTAKAKGLTRNRVIGVHTFRNSLIAVVTFIGLDIGALMGGALITERIFNINGIGSFIWRSINQKDATSVVGTITVLVLIYLFVNLFVDLLYGVLDPRISHD, encoded by the coding sequence GTGGTCACCTACGCGATCCGTCGCATCCTGCAGATGATCCCGGTCATCATCGGGACAACCTTCATCATCTATGCGCTGGTGTTCGCGCTGGGTGACCCCACCGTGGGACGGTGCGGTGAACGACCGTGTCCGCCCGCCTATATCGCGGCGTTCAATGCCGAGTACAACCTCGACAAGCCGCTCGTCGTGCAATATGTGCTCTATCTGGGCAAGCTCGTGCAGGGCGACCTCGGCACGAACTTCTACGGCAACAGCGTGGCCCAGGAACTGCTCCAGCGCTATCCGGTGACCATCAAGCTGGCGCTGATGGCGATCGTCATCGAGATCGTGATCGGCATCACCGCAGGCATCCTGGCCGGCATCCGGAAGGGCAAGTTCATCGACAACCTGGTGATGGTGTCGACGCTGGTGGTCATCTCCATCCCGACCTTCGTCATCGGCAGCCTCGCCCAGCTGGTGTTCGGCATCCGGCTCGGCTGGTTCCCGGTCACCGCGACCCAGGGCACGTTCTATCAGTTACTCATGCCGGCCTTCGTGCTCGGCGCGACATCCGTGGCCTATGTCGCCCGGTTGACCCGCACCAGCTTGGTGGAGAACCTCCGGGCCGATTACGTGCGCACCGCCAAGGCCAAGGGCCTGACGCGCAACCGGGTGATCGGGGTGCATACCTTCCGCAACTCGCTGATCGCCGTGGTCACCTTCATCGGTCTCGATATCGGCGCGCTGATGGGCGGTGCCCTGATCACCGAGCGGATCTTCAACATCAACGGGATCGGCAGTTTCATCTGGCGGAGCATCAATCAAAAGGACGCGACCTCCGTGGTGGGCACCATCACGGTGCTCGTCTTGATCTACCTGTTCGTGAACCTGTTCGTCGACTTGCTCTACGGCGTACTCGACCCAAGGATCAGCCATGACTGA
- a CDS encoding ABC transporter permease, which produces MTERPTQEGPGITGADVVGDEVGTRLINQPDPALVAQPGVTAIQVEGRSLWQDAWTELRHNPLFWISAALICFFALMAIWPSLFTNGDPNFADLSRAREKPSADAWFGMDGQGYDVYTRTIYGARASILVGVMTSIFVLIIGLVFGIIAGYRAGWVDSFFSRFGEIFIAIPMLLGGIVFLTVFPNKPGDPYVVIVGKIVLVLTLLSWPRLMRIMRSSVVQVKPAEYVAAARALGSGPWRIVRSHIMPNAIAPVIVIATIDLGVYITIEASLSFLGIGLQPPAISWGLAISQASGLGSVRNAPHMLLFPSLFLSLTVLSFIMLGDAVRDAIDPKLR; this is translated from the coding sequence ATGACTGAACGACCGACGCAGGAGGGTCCGGGCATCACTGGCGCCGACGTGGTCGGCGACGAGGTCGGGACCCGGCTGATCAACCAGCCCGATCCGGCACTGGTGGCTCAGCCGGGAGTGACCGCGATCCAGGTCGAGGGCCGCTCGCTGTGGCAGGACGCCTGGACCGAGTTGCGGCACAACCCGCTGTTCTGGATCTCGGCCGCACTGATCTGCTTCTTCGCCCTGATGGCCATCTGGCCCAGTCTGTTCACCAACGGCGACCCCAACTTCGCCGACCTCTCCCGAGCGCGGGAGAAGCCCTCGGCCGACGCCTGGTTCGGCATGGACGGGCAGGGCTACGACGTGTACACCCGGACCATCTACGGCGCCCGGGCCTCGATTCTGGTCGGCGTGATGACCAGCATCTTCGTGTTGATCATCGGTCTGGTGTTCGGCATCATCGCCGGCTACCGGGCCGGCTGGGTCGACTCGTTCTTCTCCAGGTTCGGCGAGATCTTCATCGCCATCCCGATGCTGCTCGGCGGCATCGTGTTCCTGACCGTCTTCCCGAACAAGCCCGGGGATCCGTACGTGGTCATCGTCGGCAAGATCGTGCTGGTGCTGACGCTGCTGAGTTGGCCCCGGCTGATGCGGATCATGCGGTCGTCGGTCGTCCAGGTCAAACCCGCGGAGTACGTGGCGGCGGCACGTGCGCTCGGCTCCGGGCCATGGCGGATCGTCCGGTCGCACATCATGCCGAACGCCATCGCACCCGTGATCGTGATCGCCACCATCGACCTCGGTGTCTACATCACGATCGAGGCCTCGCTGTCCTTCCTGGGCATCGGCCTTCAGCCCCCGGCGATCTCCTGGGGCCTGGCGATCTCACAGGCCTCCGGCCTCGGCTCGGTGCGCAACGCACCGCACATGCTGCTGTTTCCGAGCCTGTTCCTGTCTTTGACCGTGTTGTCGTTCATCATGCTTGGCGACGCCGTCCGAGACGCCATCGACCCGAAGCTCCGTTGA
- a CDS encoding VanW family protein, with translation MTSQSPPPSGPPDDARRPHGSPEDPIDPDATVIRGPLPAEPAQSPDETQQADPAEQLDFAEPPAAAESATSDGAVSSETTVSAESAGSPAGQKRARLVAIVAGAVVVLVGAVYLIGYLMAGDKLPKDAQIAGIAVGGLTTEQAIQQLQGELGDRATAPISVTAGDQKATVQPADAGLSVDYPASISAAGGGRSLDPRHIWQVLTGGSDTDPVVVTDQQKLTAAVAALAADLDRKPKNAKLAFDGAKIEQTKGRDGVSLDQEKAGGVIEAAFLGPSTAVVELPATITEPEITTAEVADVVASYAKPAVSGPVTVKAGTAGSFTITPAMIGNSIDVVVADGTVKAQLDPKKLHSEAGPALAKVELKKPRNATVRLVDGKPKVIPAVNGTTVKAADLAGAVEPVLAKTGKDRRAEVQLTGAKAAFSTADAEKLGIKRVTGEFTTYFPYAYYRNVNINRAAQLINNTVLKPGDTFSLNGIVGERTAANGFVEGYIIQGGKFKKELGGGVSQSATTTFNAMFFAGLKDIQHQPHTLYIDRYPPGREATVAWPTLDLKFQNNTKYGVLVQAYVKKSTPGSRGSITVKMWSTKTYDKIASSNLAKSNFTTGRDITDDSPKCEAQAPVQGFDVNYSRIFSNDGKVVKTEKFFWRYAPTDRITCKR, from the coding sequence GTGACCAGCCAGTCCCCGCCGCCGAGCGGGCCGCCCGACGACGCTCGGCGGCCCCATGGGTCACCCGAAGATCCGATCGATCCGGATGCGACCGTGATCCGGGGACCATTGCCCGCTGAACCAGCGCAGTCGCCCGATGAGACGCAGCAGGCAGACCCGGCGGAGCAGCTTGATTTCGCCGAGCCGCCTGCGGCGGCCGAGTCTGCGACGTCGGACGGCGCGGTCTCGTCGGAGACCACCGTGTCAGCGGAGAGCGCAGGGTCGCCGGCCGGCCAGAAGCGGGCCCGGCTGGTGGCCATCGTCGCCGGTGCGGTCGTGGTGTTGGTGGGTGCGGTGTACCTGATCGGCTATCTGATGGCCGGCGACAAGCTGCCGAAGGACGCCCAGATCGCCGGCATCGCGGTCGGCGGGCTGACGACGGAGCAGGCCATCCAGCAGTTGCAGGGCGAGCTGGGCGACCGCGCGACCGCGCCCATCTCGGTGACCGCCGGCGACCAGAAGGCGACCGTGCAGCCTGCCGATGCCGGGCTGAGCGTGGATTACCCGGCGAGCATCTCGGCGGCCGGTGGTGGGCGGAGTCTGGATCCGCGCCACATCTGGCAGGTCTTGACGGGTGGCTCGGACACCGACCCGGTCGTGGTGACCGACCAGCAGAAGCTGACCGCCGCTGTCGCTGCGCTGGCCGCCGATCTGGACCGAAAGCCCAAGAACGCCAAGCTCGCCTTCGATGGCGCCAAGATCGAGCAGACCAAGGGCCGCGATGGAGTGAGCCTGGACCAGGAGAAGGCGGGTGGGGTGATCGAGGCTGCCTTCCTCGGTCCGTCCACGGCAGTCGTGGAGCTTCCGGCGACGATCACCGAGCCGGAGATCACCACCGCCGAGGTGGCGGACGTGGTGGCCTCGTACGCGAAGCCTGCCGTCTCGGGCCCGGTCACTGTGAAGGCCGGAACGGCCGGCTCGTTCACCATCACCCCGGCGATGATCGGCAACTCGATCGACGTCGTGGTGGCCGATGGCACGGTGAAGGCTCAGCTGGACCCGAAGAAGCTGCACTCCGAAGCCGGCCCGGCACTGGCGAAGGTCGAGTTGAAGAAGCCGAGGAATGCGACCGTACGGCTGGTCGACGGCAAGCCGAAGGTGATCCCGGCAGTGAACGGCACGACCGTCAAGGCAGCGGATCTGGCCGGCGCGGTCGAGCCGGTGCTCGCGAAGACCGGCAAGGATCGCCGCGCGGAGGTTCAGTTGACCGGCGCCAAAGCGGCCTTCTCCACCGCCGATGCCGAGAAGCTCGGCATCAAACGAGTGACGGGCGAGTTCACCACGTACTTCCCCTATGCCTACTACCGCAATGTGAACATCAATCGGGCCGCGCAGCTGATCAACAACACGGTGCTGAAGCCGGGGGACACCTTCTCCCTGAACGGGATCGTCGGTGAGCGGACCGCCGCCAACGGCTTCGTGGAGGGCTACATCATCCAGGGCGGCAAGTTCAAGAAGGAGCTGGGCGGTGGTGTCTCGCAGAGCGCGACCACCACGTTCAATGCCATGTTCTTCGCGGGTCTGAAGGACATCCAGCACCAGCCGCACACGCTCTACATCGATCGCTACCCGCCCGGCCGGGAGGCCACCGTCGCCTGGCCGACGCTGGACCTGAAGTTCCAGAACAACACCAAGTACGGCGTGCTGGTACAGGCGTACGTGAAGAAGTCGACGCCCGGCTCGCGGGGCTCGATCACAGTCAAGATGTGGTCGACCAAGACCTACGACAAGATCGCCTCGTCCAACCTGGCCAAGTCGAACTTCACGACCGGGCGTGACATCACCGACGACAGTCCCAAGTGCGAGGCGCAGGCGCCGGTCCAGGGTTTCGACGTGAACTACTCGCGGATCTTCAGCAACGACGGCAAGGTCGTCAAGACGGAGAAGTTCTTCTGGCGCTACGCCCCGACCGACCGGATCACCTGCAAGCGCTAG
- a CDS encoding ABC transporter ATP-binding protein has translation MTQQVEELRVDPHNPRWQPVDGRLLDVDRLEVEFRTRDGVAKALNGVSFSLDEGETLAVLGESGSGKSVTAQAIMGIIDTPPGFITGGEIRYCGTDILKLSEDQRRRIRGPEISMIFQDALSALNPVYPVGWQIAEMFRKHRGLNKSDAMDGAAQLMERVQIPAARQRLKAFPHQFSGGMRQRIMIAMAIALDPAVLIADEPTTALDVTVQAQIMRLLKELQEERKMGLILITHDLGVVADVADKIAVMYAGRIVERADVFDLYGNPGHPYTQGLLESIPRLDQKGQQLAAIKGLPPNLTRIPAGCAFNPRCRYAQDICRADPPPELREIGHHRYSACHFAESVLSGEAVRTDA, from the coding sequence ATGACCCAGCAAGTCGAAGAGCTCCGAGTCGATCCCCACAATCCTCGCTGGCAGCCGGTCGACGGTCGGCTGCTCGACGTGGACCGGCTCGAGGTCGAGTTCCGGACCCGCGACGGCGTCGCGAAGGCCCTCAACGGCGTGTCGTTCAGCCTGGACGAGGGCGAGACACTCGCCGTGCTCGGCGAGTCCGGCTCGGGCAAGTCGGTCACCGCACAGGCGATCATGGGCATCATCGACACCCCGCCCGGCTTCATCACTGGCGGTGAGATCCGCTACTGCGGTACCGACATCCTCAAGCTGAGCGAGGACCAGCGGCGGCGGATCCGCGGTCCGGAGATCTCGATGATCTTCCAGGACGCGCTGTCGGCGCTGAACCCGGTCTATCCGGTCGGCTGGCAGATCGCGGAGATGTTCCGCAAGCACCGAGGGCTGAACAAGTCCGACGCGATGGACGGCGCGGCGCAGCTGATGGAGCGGGTGCAGATCCCGGCCGCTCGACAGCGGCTGAAGGCGTTCCCGCACCAGTTCTCCGGCGGTATGCGGCAGCGGATCATGATCGCGATGGCGATCGCCCTCGATCCGGCCGTGTTGATCGCCGACGAGCCGACCACCGCGCTCGACGTGACGGTGCAGGCGCAGATCATGCGACTACTCAAGGAGTTGCAGGAGGAGCGCAAGATGGGGCTCATCCTGATCACGCACGACCTCGGGGTGGTGGCCGACGTGGCGGACAAGATCGCCGTCATGTACGCCGGGCGGATCGTCGAGCGCGCCGATGTCTTCGACCTGTACGGCAACCCGGGCCACCCGTACACCCAGGGGCTGCTGGAGTCCATCCCGCGGCTGGACCAGAAGGGCCAGCAGCTGGCGGCGATCAAAGGACTGCCCCCCAACCTGACCAGGATCCCCGCCGGGTGTGCCTTCAACCCTCGGTGTCGCTACGCCCAGGACATCTGCCGAGCCGATCCGCCGCCGGAGCTGCGCGAGATCGGGCACCATCGCTACTCGGCCTGCCACTTCGCCGAGTCGGTACTGAGCGGAGAGGCGGTGCGTACCGATGCCTGA
- the mshB gene encoding N-acetyl-1-D-myo-inositol-2-amino-2-deoxy-alpha-D-glucopyranoside deacetylase — protein sequence MTSADHDSRSARRLMLVHAHPDDESINNGVTMARYVDEGAAVTLVTCTLGEEGEVLVPDLAHLAAEHSDVLGEHRLVELKAAMDILGVSDYVRLGGDHRFRDSGMAWAADGRATARDVLREGIFWTTDLLEAANELVTLIRDRRPQVLITYNEVGGYGHPDHIQAHRVAMYAYQLAAMPHYRPDLGAAWQIDRLLWTAMSESRLREGLRALRAAGDTDTFGGLDPEGPLGPMAAPDDAISVEIDGAAWVARKMDAMRAHATQITPDGQFFAGIEVLGEAMWAHEYYLLAAGVAYPGDDWAHDVFAGLDVAD from the coding sequence GTGACCTCGGCCGACCACGATTCCCGATCCGCCCGGCGCCTGATGCTGGTGCACGCCCATCCCGACGACGAGTCGATCAACAACGGCGTCACCATGGCGCGCTATGTCGACGAGGGTGCTGCGGTCACGCTGGTCACCTGCACCCTCGGTGAGGAAGGGGAGGTGCTGGTCCCCGACCTGGCGCATCTTGCCGCTGAGCACAGCGACGTGCTGGGGGAGCACCGGCTGGTCGAGCTCAAGGCGGCGATGGACATCCTCGGGGTCAGCGACTACGTCCGGCTCGGTGGGGACCACAGGTTCCGTGACTCCGGCATGGCGTGGGCCGCCGACGGCAGAGCCACCGCTCGCGACGTGCTGCGCGAAGGCATCTTCTGGACCACCGACCTGCTGGAGGCGGCCAACGAGCTGGTCACGCTGATCCGGGACCGGCGGCCTCAGGTGCTGATCACCTACAACGAGGTCGGCGGCTACGGACATCCGGACCACATCCAGGCACATCGGGTGGCGATGTATGCCTACCAGCTCGCCGCGATGCCGCACTACCGCCCTGATCTCGGCGCTGCCTGGCAGATCGACCGACTGCTGTGGACCGCGATGAGCGAGTCGCGGCTGCGGGAGGGACTGCGGGCGCTGCGGGCGGCGGGTGACACGGACACCTTCGGCGGACTGGATCCGGAGGGCCCCCTAGGACCGATGGCGGCCCCGGACGATGCGATCTCGGTGGAGATCGACGGTGCCGCGTGGGTGGCTCGCAAGATGGATGCGATGCGGGCGCACGCAACCCAGATCACTCCCGACGGGCAGTTCTTCGCCGGCATCGAGGTGCTGGGCGAGGCGATGTGGGCCCATGAGTACTACCTGCTGGCCGCGGGCGTCGCGTATCCAGGTGACGACTGGGCGCACGATGTGTTCGCTGGGCTCGATGTCGCAGACTGA
- a CDS encoding ABC transporter ATP-binding protein yields the protein MPDEQTTTTATKPPRASEVILEATDLVKHYPIKAGVFRRTVGHVKALDGVSFQLYKGETLGVVGESGCGKSTLGRTLMRLEEPTSGSVLFDGVPMYEQQGSAMRKLRRDIQIVFQDPYTSLNPRMTVGDIIGEPFEIHPDVVPKERRRERVRELLSLVGLNPEHINRYPHQFSGGQRQRIGIARGVALNPKVIICDEPVSALDVSVQAQVVNLMEGLQEELGLAYVFIAHDLSVVRHISDRVAVMYLGKIVEIGDEDEIYSRPTHPYTQALLSAVPVPDPTLRTAREQIVLTGDVPSPANPPSGCRFHTRCWKAQEICSTTEPLLIMRPDGVGEHQSACHFAEPRAVV from the coding sequence ATGCCTGACGAGCAGACGACCACGACGGCCACGAAACCACCCCGGGCGAGCGAGGTGATCCTCGAGGCCACGGACCTGGTGAAGCACTACCCGATCAAGGCGGGGGTCTTCCGCCGCACCGTCGGTCACGTCAAGGCGCTGGACGGCGTCTCGTTCCAGCTCTACAAGGGCGAGACCCTGGGCGTGGTCGGCGAGTCCGGCTGCGGTAAGTCCACCCTGGGCCGGACGTTGATGCGACTGGAGGAGCCGACCTCCGGGTCGGTGCTGTTCGACGGCGTGCCGATGTACGAGCAGCAGGGCAGCGCCATGCGAAAGCTGCGGCGCGACATCCAGATCGTGTTCCAGGATCCGTACACCTCGCTCAACCCCCGGATGACCGTCGGTGACATCATCGGAGAACCGTTCGAGATCCACCCGGACGTGGTGCCGAAGGAGCGCCGTCGGGAGCGGGTACGTGAGCTGTTGTCCCTGGTGGGCCTGAATCCCGAGCACATCAACCGCTACCCGCACCAGTTCTCCGGCGGCCAGCGGCAGCGGATCGGGATCGCTCGGGGGGTCGCCCTCAACCCGAAGGTGATCATCTGCGACGAGCCGGTCTCGGCGCTGGACGTCTCGGTGCAGGCGCAGGTCGTGAATCTGATGGAAGGGCTGCAGGAAGAGCTCGGGCTGGCGTACGTCTTCATCGCCCACGACCTGTCCGTGGTGCGGCACATCTCCGACCGGGTGGCGGTGATGTATCTCGGCAAGATCGTCGAGATCGGTGACGAGGACGAGATCTACTCGCGGCCGACGCATCCCTACACTCAGGCCTTGCTGTCAGCCGTTCCGGTGCCCGACCCGACCCTACGCACCGCGCGGGAGCAGATCGTGCTCACCGGAGACGTACCGAGTCCGGCGAACCCGCCGAGCGGCTGCCGGTTCCACACCCGCTGCTGGAAGGCGCAGGAGATCTGCAGCACCACCGAGCCGCTGTTGATCATGCGACCCGATGGGGTGGGCGAGCATCAGTCGGCGTGTCACTTCGCCGAGCCACGGGCGGTCGTCTGA
- a CDS encoding flavin reductase family protein: MSQTEPLRVTPEAFRHALAHWSTGVAVLACRLEDQVYAMTVTSLASVSLTPPLVLVSVGRQSRCHDPIIRAGSWAVSILAADQGDLGRRFAAPGRAYEAQFVGVAATDAPFSAAPVLDGCLAWLDCQTVALHEAGDHTIVVGEVAHTGPLHSGGDGLGESSVREPLTYYRSSFSDGGRRSVARPQ, from the coding sequence ATGTCGCAGACTGAGCCTCTGAGAGTCACGCCCGAGGCGTTCCGGCATGCGCTCGCCCACTGGTCCACCGGTGTTGCCGTCCTCGCCTGCCGGCTGGAGGATCAGGTGTACGCGATGACGGTCACCTCGCTGGCCTCGGTGTCGCTGACGCCGCCGTTGGTGCTGGTCTCCGTTGGTCGGCAGTCTCGCTGCCATGACCCGATCATCCGCGCCGGCAGCTGGGCGGTCTCGATCCTGGCCGCTGACCAGGGCGATCTCGGGCGCCGGTTCGCGGCGCCCGGCCGGGCGTACGAGGCGCAGTTCGTTGGTGTCGCGGCCACCGACGCACCGTTCTCCGCTGCTCCGGTCCTGGACGGCTGCCTGGCCTGGCTTGACTGTCAGACGGTGGCGCTGCACGAGGCGGGTGACCACACCATCGTGGTCGGTGAGGTTGCTCACACCGGCCCGCTGCACTCGGGTGGTGACGGCCTCGGCGAGTCTTCGGTACGTGAGCCACTCACGTACTATCGAAGCTCGTTCAGCGATGGTGGCCGACGGAGTGTGGCCCGGCCCCAGTGA